Proteins encoded in a region of the Tautonia rosea genome:
- a CDS encoding mandelate racemase/muconate lactonizing enzyme family protein, with product MILHRRHLLGAGILALSAGRIRAQQEQTITVEDLDRVAQEPILRVEELTAPLEITALDLLRNGQEFLVRVRTRDGAEGMAVPNSMHLIHTYPIFVNRVAPFFLGKDARMLEDLLWEVSRHSSNYKYQGLALWVCVAAAEFAILDLLGKCTGKSIGDLLGGARRRDIAVYQASGNRGNTPEQEVDHLKQLVAESGAKAVKFRLGGRFRRDDADSLPGRTEALIPLVREAFGPDMTLYADSNSSYSVAKAIEIGRLMEAYDYAFYEEPCRFDHLEDTKTVADSLTIPVAGGEQESSEYRFRWMIANRGVDIVQPDLHYYGGFIRSMRVARMAHAAGMGCTPHMSGSGLGFLDAAHFVSCIPNPEPFTEYKGDPSIPVTSDTSSLSSENGVIRVPSGPGFGVTIDEQFVRQATLVTSG from the coding sequence ATGATACTCCACCGACGACACCTCCTCGGGGCCGGCATTCTGGCACTGTCTGCGGGACGAATTCGCGCCCAGCAGGAGCAGACGATCACGGTCGAGGACCTGGATCGAGTCGCTCAGGAACCGATCCTTCGGGTCGAGGAACTGACGGCTCCCCTGGAGATCACCGCCCTGGACCTCCTCCGCAACGGTCAAGAGTTCCTGGTACGCGTTCGGACCCGAGACGGGGCCGAGGGGATGGCCGTTCCCAACTCGATGCATCTAATCCACACGTATCCGATCTTCGTGAACCGGGTCGCTCCGTTCTTCCTCGGGAAGGACGCTCGGATGCTGGAAGACCTGCTCTGGGAGGTTTCCAGGCATTCGAGCAACTATAAATATCAAGGGCTCGCTCTCTGGGTTTGTGTAGCCGCAGCCGAGTTTGCCATTCTGGACCTGCTGGGCAAGTGCACCGGGAAGTCCATCGGCGACCTGCTCGGCGGTGCCCGTCGCCGTGACATCGCCGTGTACCAGGCAAGCGGGAACCGGGGGAATACCCCTGAGCAGGAAGTTGACCACCTGAAACAGCTTGTTGCGGAGAGCGGGGCCAAGGCCGTGAAGTTCCGACTTGGCGGTCGATTTCGGCGCGATGATGCCGACTCGCTTCCGGGCCGGACCGAAGCCTTGATTCCTCTCGTCCGCGAAGCCTTTGGCCCGGACATGACCCTTTACGCCGATTCCAACAGCTCGTATTCCGTTGCAAAGGCGATCGAAATCGGCCGCCTCATGGAAGCTTATGATTATGCCTTTTACGAGGAGCCCTGCCGTTTCGATCACCTGGAAGACACAAAAACGGTTGCCGATTCCTTGACGATACCCGTGGCTGGAGGGGAGCAGGAGTCGAGCGAATACCGCTTCCGCTGGATGATCGCAAACCGAGGGGTCGACATCGTGCAGCCCGACCTCCACTATTACGGCGGCTTCATCCGCTCGATGCGAGTTGCTCGAATGGCTCATGCGGCAGGCATGGGTTGTACTCCGCACATGTCGGGCTCGGGACTCGGGTTCCTTGATGCGGCGCACTTTGTCTCGTGCATCCCCAACCCTGAGCCGTTCACCGAGTACAAGGGCGACCCTTCAATTCCCGTGACCAGCGACACCTCCTCCCTGTCGAGTGAGAACGGGGTGATCCGGGTGCCCAGCGGGCCGGGTTTCGGCGTGACGATCGACGAGCAGTTCGTTCGTCAGGCAACGCTCGTGACATCGGGATAA
- a CDS encoding DUF1559 domain-containing protein yields MRRSIFVGCMTIVVLVSLATIGLVVPLDVTIALTVGWAFFLGRVLPEVTIAWDGVVTAVVCIVVFVVGAHAFLRWIAQQRIAERSEHARPWPFRWTAAMTGVILVMFLAGIAATGVVHQVGWLLTSGEPIAGFVSLAAQRAQSSNNLKQIGIGLSNYHDSHGTFPPGATFDDRGRPLHGWQAMLLPYVEHQAIYDQITFELPWDDPANREPFQTEVLMFLNPGNINSGNLNRSDAAGYALSHYSGNARLLGGDMPRSLTDLTDGASTTILAGEVATEFLAWGHPIQWRDPALGINRSPRGFGSPFPPGGANFVFADGSVRFVKETVDPQILKALSTPTGNEAISNGMY; encoded by the coding sequence ATGAGACGGTCGATCTTCGTGGGCTGCATGACGATCGTGGTCCTCGTCAGCCTTGCCACCATTGGTCTGGTCGTGCCGCTTGATGTGACGATTGCCCTGACAGTGGGCTGGGCCTTCTTCCTTGGCCGGGTGCTGCCGGAGGTCACCATTGCCTGGGATGGGGTGGTTACGGCAGTGGTTTGCATCGTCGTTTTCGTGGTTGGTGCCCATGCCTTTCTTCGCTGGATCGCGCAGCAGCGCATCGCGGAACGCTCAGAACACGCTCGACCCTGGCCGTTCCGGTGGACCGCGGCGATGACGGGGGTGATCCTCGTGATGTTCCTCGCCGGGATCGCGGCGACCGGGGTCGTCCATCAAGTCGGCTGGCTGTTGACTTCGGGCGAGCCGATCGCAGGCTTCGTCAGTCTGGCCGCGCAGCGTGCTCAGTCGTCGAACAATCTGAAGCAGATCGGCATCGGTTTGTCCAACTACCACGACTCGCACGGCACCTTCCCGCCCGGCGCGACGTTTGACGATCGCGGTCGACCGCTCCACGGATGGCAAGCGATGCTCTTGCCTTATGTCGAGCATCAGGCGATTTACGACCAAATTACCTTCGAACTACCCTGGGATGATCCCGCCAATCGTGAACCGTTCCAGACCGAAGTGCTCATGTTTCTCAACCCCGGAAACATCAACTCCGGGAATCTCAATCGGAGTGATGCGGCCGGGTATGCCCTCAGCCATTATTCCGGGAACGCTCGGCTTCTTGGTGGAGACATGCCACGAAGTCTGACGGACCTGACGGATGGGGCCTCCACCACGATTCTGGCCGGAGAGGTTGCGACCGAGTTCCTTGCCTGGGGCCATCCGATCCAGTGGCGAGACCCAGCCCTCGGGATCAACCGCTCTCCCCGAGGCTTCGGAAGCCCGTTTCCCCCTGGAGGAGCGAATTTTGTGTTCGCCGATGGATCGGTCCGGTTCGTGAAGGAGACAGTCGATCCTCAGATCCTCAAGGCGCTGAGTACCCCGACTGGGAACGAAGCGATTTCGAACGGGATGTACTAA
- a CDS encoding tetratricopeptide repeat protein, whose translation MPVWHDSTRSWVNDGRLVLLGVTQEQHADRCRLFARWQEFEFPILHDPINVLQSEAVPILTAIDEHGIVRDLQPRLETFEAEFLDRSFPAEHTNAEVASAQPPDLDTLRNLARSNPTADAWRSLGDALALWGGIGRIDEAIEAYEHALALRPDDADSRFRLGVCHRMRFESPHRLPGDFQAAVDAWGQALNQEPNQYIWRRRIEQYGPRLAKPYPFYDWVDEATEALAARGEPQVPLAVMPTGAEIAQPSRDFEVFDAVEQSPDPQGRINRDRQGLIEAEVAVVPAKVRPGATARVHVTFLPNAIRKAHWNNESTPLRLWIEPPEGWRVSGKLLTAPQGDEAETNEIRRLDFEVEVPSSATGPTRIPAFALYNVCEDLGGVCLFLRQDLVIEVDVIQEAP comes from the coding sequence GACGGACGCCTGGTCCTACTCGGCGTCACCCAGGAACAGCACGCCGACCGCTGCCGCCTGTTCGCCCGGTGGCAGGAGTTTGAGTTCCCGATCCTTCACGATCCGATCAATGTGCTCCAGTCGGAGGCCGTGCCGATTCTCACCGCCATTGACGAGCATGGAATCGTGCGCGACCTTCAGCCTCGGCTGGAGACGTTCGAGGCGGAATTCCTCGATCGCTCGTTCCCGGCCGAGCACACGAACGCCGAAGTTGCTTCTGCCCAACCTCCCGATCTCGACACCTTGAGGAACCTCGCCCGATCGAACCCGACCGCCGATGCCTGGCGATCGCTGGGAGATGCCCTGGCCTTGTGGGGCGGCATCGGTCGGATCGACGAGGCCATCGAGGCGTATGAACATGCCCTCGCGCTCCGGCCGGACGATGCTGACAGTCGCTTTCGGCTCGGAGTTTGCCACCGGATGCGGTTCGAGTCGCCCCATCGACTCCCCGGCGACTTCCAGGCGGCCGTCGATGCCTGGGGCCAGGCGCTCAATCAGGAACCGAATCAGTACATCTGGAGACGTCGAATCGAGCAGTACGGCCCCCGGTTGGCCAAACCGTACCCGTTTTATGACTGGGTGGACGAGGCCACCGAGGCACTCGCCGCCCGGGGAGAGCCGCAGGTTCCGCTCGCCGTCATGCCCACCGGGGCTGAGATTGCCCAGCCCTCCCGAGACTTCGAGGTGTTCGACGCCGTCGAGCAGTCCCCCGATCCCCAGGGTCGCATCAATCGCGATCGGCAAGGGCTCATCGAGGCCGAGGTCGCCGTCGTCCCCGCGAAGGTTCGTCCGGGAGCAACAGCTCGGGTTCATGTGACCTTCCTGCCCAATGCGATCCGGAAGGCCCACTGGAACAACGAGTCGACGCCCTTGCGCCTGTGGATCGAACCTCCTGAAGGATGGCGTGTCTCAGGGAAGTTGCTGACGGCCCCTCAGGGGGACGAGGCCGAAACGAACGAGATTCGCCGCCTCGATTTCGAGGTCGAGGTTCCTTCCTCGGCGACCGGCCCGACGCGCATTCCTGCCTTTGCCCTGTACAATGTGTGCGAGGACCTGGGCGGTGTCTGCCTCTTTCTTCGACAGGATCTCGTGATCGAGGTCGATGTCATTCAAGAGGCCCCTTGA
- a CDS encoding M90 family metallopeptidase: MFGIFETKRQRRNRIRSQPFPDHWGEILSREVPLYQRLSKEDRQELQGLIQIFLAEKHFEGCGGLTLTDAIRVTIAAQACVLLLHRETDLYPRLITILVYPSAYVARAREPIGGGLVLEGEVARLGEAWKDGVVVLAWDDVRSGALDIHDGHNVVLHEFAHQLDQENGPADGAPILEHRSRYISWARVLGDEYEQLRKDAASGRLSVLDQYGATNPAEFFAVATECYFEKSEELRRTHPELFEELKAYYRFDPTQMTTLD; the protein is encoded by the coding sequence ATGTTTGGGATCTTCGAAACAAAACGGCAGCGGCGGAACCGGATTCGCTCCCAGCCCTTTCCCGATCATTGGGGTGAGATCCTGAGCAGGGAAGTTCCGCTTTATCAACGCCTTTCCAAAGAGGATCGGCAGGAACTCCAGGGGCTGATTCAGATTTTCCTCGCCGAGAAGCATTTCGAGGGCTGCGGTGGGCTGACGCTGACCGATGCCATTCGCGTCACGATCGCCGCGCAGGCATGCGTGCTTCTGTTGCATCGGGAGACGGATCTGTACCCTCGTTTGATTACCATTCTCGTCTATCCGAGCGCCTACGTCGCCCGGGCGCGAGAGCCGATTGGCGGCGGCTTGGTCCTTGAAGGGGAGGTTGCCCGTCTGGGTGAAGCGTGGAAGGATGGTGTGGTGGTCCTGGCCTGGGACGATGTGCGTTCCGGCGCTTTAGACATTCACGACGGGCACAACGTCGTCCTGCACGAGTTTGCGCACCAACTCGATCAGGAGAACGGTCCGGCCGACGGGGCGCCAATCCTTGAGCATCGGAGCCGCTACATCTCCTGGGCTCGCGTCCTCGGCGATGAGTATGAACAACTGCGCAAAGACGCTGCGTCTGGGCGCTTGAGTGTGCTTGACCAGTACGGCGCCACCAATCCAGCCGAATTCTTCGCTGTGGCGACCGAGTGCTACTTCGAGAAGTCTGAGGAACTTCGACGCACGCATCCCGAGTTATTCGAAGAACTCAAGGCATACTATCGGTTTGACCCGACCCAGATGACGACATTGGACTGA